In the Parasteatoda tepidariorum isolate YZ-2023 chromosome 3, CAS_Ptep_4.0, whole genome shotgun sequence genome, one interval contains:
- the LOC107451734 gene encoding caprin-1, which produces MPSASAKIEKVTSIEVTDPVKYFSNMLEKRIRNLEKRKIKLDNYRSDVENGKELNEDQKMAVSKYGEVLSCLEMFKELTKSVQGMAQEHARQVKKLAKKEQLERQQHEVQRLQEAFIYSHFLSCFQDEDVRSDFLNGENGAVQLTSEQLSQLDQLFKLIGPRLPTEQSDITSHYHVLAENHIFLVEGKNKEIAGTTYKNLKETLVKIKECGYFSRPTTTVEESEASSDEMPNEQTDHEFVPQENNSVESDCTIEYAVEPESNVDEQVPVEAPASAQSGPLQEVLEQQGSFNFLQESQIDLDAPHMDPAVVAVHQMAPAPSANFASSSYPSSPPVEENGKPVNNIESTDASLPQPALNAPQSVPPALDFDPSHPIPTQTFTNQSFAVMQNMIMPQAYVPVTLHHAPLPTTIAVISAPPTGVHVPVAVPVPEMADLAKSDSVQAVNGDEDLSALDIDGNINGAPDDKNKDYNYRGGYRGRGRGRGNYYRGRGNYNSRGGGYQNNYYRDRNGYNDNFRRNNRGRGGGNNRGRGNYRTDAPHQQRNNYHQQKQDNRPQEQETQQ; this is translated from the exons ATTAAGTTGGACAATTACCGTAGTGATGTAGAAAATGGTAAAGAGTTGAATGAAGATcagaag ATGGCTGTTAGTAAGTATGGTGAAGTTTTGAGTTGCTTGGAGATGTTTAAAGAGTTAACAAAGTCTGTACAAGGAATGGCACAAGAA cATGCAAGGCAAGTAAAGAAGCTTGCCAAAAAAGAACAGTTAGAAAGGCAACAACATGAGGTTCAAAGATTGCAGGAGGCATTCATATATAGTCACTTCCTATCCTGTTTCCAAGATGAAGATGTCCGAAGTGACTTCTTAAATGGAGAAAATGGAGCTGTT CAACTTACGAGTGAGCAGTTGTCCCAACTGGACCAGCTTTTCAAATTGATCGGACCCAGGTTGCCAACTGAACAGTCAGATATAACTAGTCATTACCATGTTTTGGCTGAGAACCATATCTTCCTAGTGGAGGGCAAAAATAAGGAAATCGCTGGAACAACCT ataaaaatttaaaagagactCTTGTGAAGATCAAAGAGTGTGGATATTTTTCACGTCCCACTACAACAGTTGAGGAAAGTGAAGCTTCCAGTGATGAGATGCCAAATGAACAAACTGATCATGAATTTGTTCCccaagaaaataattctgttgAATCTGACTGCACT ATTGAATATGCTGTTGAGCCTGAGAGCAATGTTGATGAACAAGTGCCTGTGGAAGCACCTGCCAGTGCTCAAAGTGGTCCATTGCAGGAAGTGCTTGAGCAACAGGGCTCTTTTAACTTTCTTCAAGAATCCCAAATAGATCTTGATg CTCCACACATGGACCCTGCTGTAGTGGCTGTTCATCAAATGGCACCTGCTCCATCAGCTAATTTTGCCAGCTCCTCTTATCCCTCATCACCCCCTGTTGAAGAGAATGGGAAACCAGTCAATAACATTGAATCTACAGATGCTTCACTTCCCCAACCTGCTCTCAATGCTCCTCAGTCTGTACCTCCTGCCCTTGACTTTGACCCCTCTCATCCTATCCCTACTCAGACTTTCACCAACCAAAGCTTCGCTGTGATGCAGAATATGATCATGCCGCAAGCATATGTCCCCGTCACTCTTCATCATGCACCTTTGCCTACCACCATTGCTGTTATCTCTGCACCTCCAACTGGAGTACATGTGCCAGTCGCAGTTCCAGTTCCTGAAATGGCCGACTTGGCTAAGTCTGATTCTGTTCAAGCG GTAAATGGCGATGAAGACCTTTCTGCTCTTGATATTGATGGCAACATAAATGGTGCTCCTGAcgacaaaaataaagattataactACAGAGGTGGCTACAGGGGAAGAGGCAGGGGACGCGGTAACTACTACCGTGGTCGGGGCAACTACAACAGTAGAG GTGGCGGATATCAAAACAACTATTATCGGGACAGGAATGGCTATAATGATAACTTTAGAAGAAATAACCGTG GTCGAGGTGGCGGGAACAACAGAGGGCGTGGTAATTATCGTACAGATGCTCCTCATCAACAACGAAACAATTATCATCAGCAAAAACAAGACAACAGACCTCAGGAGCAAGAAACGCAACAGTAA